From one Halothece sp. PCC 7418 genomic stretch:
- a CDS encoding toxin-antitoxin system HicB family antitoxin: protein MATLTIRIPDDKHERLKALAKSRGISVNKLMEELSTVVLAEFDAYTRFQAMAARGNASEGLTLLDKLDAFEES, encoded by the coding sequence ATGGCAACGCTCACCATTCGCATTCCAGACGATAAACACGAACGTCTCAAAGCCTTAGCCAAAAGCAGGGGCATCAGTGTAAATAAACTAATGGAAGAACTTTCCACTGTTGTCCTTGCTGAATTTGATGCCTATACTCGTTTTCAAGCAATGGCAGCAAGAGGAAACGCATCAGAAGGGCTAACGCTACTCGATAAACTGGATGCCTTCGAGGAATCATGA
- a CDS encoding NAD(P)H-dependent glycerol-3-phosphate dehydrogenase, translating to MVNTTSQSNHLTEAEATSQKITTVLGAGAWGSTLAAVAERSDHHVRLWSRRSGESLKSVIEDAEIILSAVSMKGVTSIIDQVKEIGIPEHTIIVTATKGLDSETTHTPSQLWKEAFPDHPVVVLSGPNLAKEIQQNLPAATVMASEDEAAAESAQAMFACETFRVYINNDPIGTELGGTLKNVIAIAAGVCDGLDLGTNAKAGLLTRALPEMIRVGTSLGASSETFFGLSGLGDLLATCDSPLSRNYQVGYGLAQGKSLEDILEHLEGTAEGVNTTQVLVRLARKEGIPVPISAQVYRLLRGKSTAQQAVQALMARELKAEFDDDLFDD from the coding sequence ATGGTTAATACAACATCTCAATCGAATCACTTAACAGAAGCAGAAGCAACGTCTCAGAAAATTACAACCGTTCTCGGTGCGGGGGCTTGGGGATCGACTTTAGCAGCAGTTGCTGAACGTAGCGATCACCATGTCCGTTTATGGTCGCGACGCAGTGGAGAAAGCCTGAAATCGGTGATTGAAGATGCAGAAATTATTCTCTCTGCGGTTTCCATGAAGGGAGTAACTTCGATTATTGATCAGGTCAAAGAAATTGGAATTCCTGAACATACCATTATTGTCACCGCCACCAAAGGTTTAGACTCGGAAACCACTCATACTCCTTCGCAACTTTGGAAAGAAGCCTTTCCCGATCATCCTGTAGTTGTCTTATCGGGTCCCAACTTAGCGAAAGAAATTCAACAAAACCTTCCCGCAGCAACCGTCATGGCGAGTGAAGATGAAGCAGCAGCCGAATCCGCGCAAGCAATGTTTGCTTGTGAGACATTTCGAGTTTATATCAATAATGACCCGATTGGGACCGAATTAGGAGGAACGTTAAAAAATGTTATCGCGATCGCGGCTGGGGTTTGTGATGGCTTAGATTTAGGAACCAATGCCAAAGCGGGACTACTCACTCGCGCCCTTCCCGAAATGATCCGCGTTGGGACAAGCCTTGGGGCTTCTAGTGAAACCTTCTTTGGTTTATCGGGTTTAGGAGACCTCCTCGCCACTTGCGATAGTCCTCTCTCACGGAATTATCAAGTGGGATATGGTTTAGCCCAAGGGAAAAGCCTAGAAGACATTTTAGAGCATTTAGAAGGAACAGCCGAAGGAGTCAACACCACCCAAGTTTTAGTCCGTTTAGCCCGCAAAGAAGGAATTCCCGTCCCCATTTCAGCGCAAGTGTATCGCCTCTTGAGAGGAAAATCAACGGCACAGCAGGCGGTACAAGCCCTGATGGCGCGAGAACTAAAAGCAGAGTTTGATGATGATCTATTTGATGATTAG
- a CDS encoding Uma2 family endonuclease yields the protein MLDYSQLQNLPTAEDLPDSDDTPVDNELQELIPHLLRSILALIWSDRWDWYFGIDMGIYYDPNQSAIVPDGFLSLGVPRVKDENLRLSYVLWEEENVPILALEVISQTSNQEYTKKKEIYQTIGIQYYVIYNPQRKRKPRLEVYSLENQEYVLLGNQSPVWLEAIGLGIGLDRGTDQGVTREWLYWYDKNGERFLTPEERSRQAEFQKQQAEFQKQQVEFQKQQAEFQKQQAETKAERYARRLRELGIDPESL from the coding sequence ATGCTAGACTATTCCCAACTTCAAAACCTCCCTACCGCCGAAGACCTTCCTGATAGCGACGATACCCCAGTGGATAATGAACTGCAAGAATTAATTCCCCATCTGCTGAGAAGTATCCTTGCTCTGATTTGGTCAGACCGTTGGGATTGGTATTTTGGAATTGATATGGGAATTTATTATGATCCCAATCAAAGCGCGATCGTCCCTGATGGATTTTTAAGTCTGGGTGTTCCCCGTGTTAAAGATGAAAACTTGCGTCTCAGTTATGTGTTGTGGGAAGAAGAAAATGTTCCCATTTTAGCTCTAGAAGTGATCTCTCAAACCTCAAATCAGGAATACACCAAAAAGAAAGAAATTTATCAAACAATCGGGATTCAATATTATGTCATTTACAATCCCCAACGGAAAAGAAAGCCCCGTTTAGAAGTGTATTCTTTGGAGAATCAGGAGTATGTGTTATTAGGAAATCAATCCCCAGTTTGGCTAGAAGCTATTGGTTTGGGAATCGGATTAGATCGAGGAACAGATCAAGGCGTTACTAGAGAATGGCTGTATTGGTACGATAAAAACGGAGAGCGATTCCTCACCCCAGAAGAACGATCGCGCCAAGCAGAATTTCAAAAACAACAAGCAGAATTTCAAAAACAACAAGTAGAATTTCAAAAGCAACAAGCAGAATTTCAAAAACAACAAGCGGAAACCAAAGCAGAACGTTACGCCAGAAGATTGCGAGAATTAGGAATTGATCCTGAGTCGCTGTGA
- a CDS encoding NUDIX hydrolase → MSYRNPAPTVDIIIELRDRAHRPIVLIERKNPPFGWAIPGGFVDYGESVETAARREAKEETGLDVELIEQFQVYSDPQRDTRKHTISIVFLASAIGTPQADDDAKNLDLFYLWELPENLCFDHHQILTDYRHYRDYGWRPNLIGSSMGE, encoded by the coding sequence ATGTCTTACCGTAATCCCGCCCCCACTGTTGATATTATTATTGAATTGCGCGATCGCGCTCATCGACCGATCGTCTTAATTGAACGGAAAAATCCTCCTTTCGGTTGGGCGATTCCAGGCGGATTTGTTGACTATGGCGAATCGGTAGAAACCGCAGCCAGACGGGAAGCCAAAGAAGAAACGGGATTAGATGTTGAACTAATTGAACAGTTTCAAGTGTATTCTGATCCGCAACGAGACACCCGCAAACATACGATTAGTATTGTTTTTTTAGCCAGCGCGATCGGCACTCCCCAAGCCGATGATGATGCCAAAAACTTAGATCTTTTCTATCTTTGGGAACTCCCCGAAAACTTATGTTTTGACCACCATCAAATTCTCACAGACTACCGCCATTATCGAGATTACGGTTGGCGACCTAACTTAATAGGTTCTTCAATGGGGGAATAA
- a CDS encoding glycoside hydrolase family 57 protein gives MALGYLALVLHAHLPFVRHPESDYVLEEEWLFEAITETYIPLLQTFEELKQDGIEFKLTMSMTPPLVSMLRDSFLQERYDGHLAKLQELAAKELQHNANNGHLQYLAQHYINQFARVRKTWEKHQRDLVTAFKSFQDSNNLEIITSAATHGYLPLMKMYPEAVRAQIEIACQHYEENFGCPPRGIWLPECAYYDGLERFMADAGLRYFLMDGHGILYASPRPRYGTYAPIYTETGVAAFGRDHESSQQVWSSQVGYPGDPVYREFYKDLGWEAEYEYIKPYILPNGQRKNTGIKYHKITSRTAGLGEKKLYDPYWAREKAAEHAGNFVFNRERQIEHLSGIMQRQPLVVSPYDAELFGHWWYEGPWFIDYLIRKSWYDQTTYRMVHLAEYLRLESVQQVCKPSQSSWGYKGFHEYWVNEANAWIYPHLHEATERMIELSQRQTEDEWEKRALNQAARELLLAQSSDWAFIMRTGTMVPYAVRRTQSHLRRFNKLYDEIMGGTIDRAWLEKVEKIDNIFPNIDYQVYSPIEEPIKLGRQP, from the coding sequence ATGGCTCTTGGTTACCTTGCACTTGTTTTACACGCTCACCTCCCTTTTGTTCGTCATCCTGAAAGTGACTATGTTTTAGAGGAAGAATGGTTATTTGAAGCGATTACAGAAACCTATATCCCTCTTTTGCAGACATTTGAGGAGTTGAAACAAGATGGGATTGAATTTAAGTTAACCATGAGTATGACACCGCCTTTGGTGTCGATGTTGCGAGATTCCTTTTTACAAGAGCGGTATGATGGTCACTTGGCGAAGTTGCAAGAGTTAGCAGCAAAAGAACTTCAGCACAATGCTAATAATGGACATTTACAATATTTAGCTCAACACTATATTAACCAGTTTGCACGAGTTCGTAAGACTTGGGAGAAGCATCAGCGTGATTTGGTCACGGCGTTTAAATCCTTTCAAGATAGCAATAACCTTGAGATTATTACCTCAGCAGCCACTCATGGCTATCTCCCCTTAATGAAAATGTACCCAGAAGCGGTACGGGCGCAAATTGAAATTGCTTGTCAACACTACGAAGAAAACTTTGGTTGTCCACCGAGAGGAATTTGGTTACCCGAATGCGCCTATTATGATGGCTTAGAGCGTTTCATGGCGGATGCAGGATTGCGCTATTTTCTCATGGATGGACATGGGATTTTATATGCGAGTCCTCGTCCACGTTACGGGACTTATGCGCCGATTTATACCGAAACCGGGGTTGCAGCGTTTGGGCGCGATCATGAATCCTCGCAGCAGGTGTGGTCGTCACAGGTGGGTTATCCTGGCGATCCCGTTTATCGGGAATTTTATAAGGATTTAGGTTGGGAAGCAGAATATGAGTATATTAAGCCTTATATCCTCCCCAATGGACAACGCAAGAACACTGGGATTAAATATCATAAGATTACCAGTCGCACTGCAGGGTTAGGAGAAAAGAAACTGTATGATCCTTACTGGGCGCGAGAAAAAGCAGCAGAACACGCAGGGAACTTTGTTTTTAATCGAGAACGACAAATTGAGCATTTATCGGGAATTATGCAGCGCCAGCCGTTGGTGGTGTCTCCCTATGATGCAGAATTATTCGGTCACTGGTGGTATGAGGGGCCCTGGTTTATTGATTATTTAATTCGCAAGTCTTGGTATGATCAAACCACTTATCGCATGGTGCATTTAGCGGAGTATCTGCGTTTGGAATCTGTACAGCAAGTGTGTAAGCCTTCCCAGTCGAGTTGGGGTTATAAGGGGTTTCATGAATATTGGGTTAATGAAGCTAATGCTTGGATTTATCCCCATTTACATGAAGCAACGGAACGGATGATTGAGTTGAGTCAGCGTCAAACTGAAGATGAATGGGAAAAACGGGCGTTGAATCAAGCAGCGAGAGAGTTATTATTGGCGCAGTCTTCCGATTGGGCGTTTATTATGCGAACGGGAACCATGGTTCCTTATGCAGTACGGCGAACACAGTCGCATTTAAGGCGATTTAATAAACTGTATGATGAAATTATGGGGGGAACTATCGATCGCGCTTGGTTAGAAAAAGTAGAAAAAATCGATAATATTTTCCCCAACATTGACTATCAAGTTTATTCCCCCATTGAAGAACCTATTAAGTTAGGTCGCCAACCGTAA
- the uvrA gene encoding excinuclease ABC subunit UvrA, translated as MSDPSSSRIRIRGARQHNLKNIDLELPRDHLIVFTGVSGSGKSSLAFDTIFAEGQRRYVESLSAYARQFLGQVDKPDVDAIEGLSPAISIDQKSTSHNPRSTVGTVTEIYDYLRLLFGRAGEPHCPHCDRAISPQTVDQMCDQIMELPDRTRFQILAPVVRGQKGTHQQLLSSLASEGFVRVRIDGTIQELSEKIKLSKNKQHTIEVVVDRLVKKEGIEERLADSLATCLHRSSGIAIIEIIKRDPPEEAESDLPAEIIFSENFACPEHGAVIEELSPRLFSFNSPYGACSHCHGIGRLRMFSSELIVPDPKQPVYSAIAPWSDKDNSYYLSLLYSLGEAYGFELQTPWEKLTPEQQEIILHGTDEPIFIYEDARGDQPRGYHKRYYGVISGLERALESASETYRQKLEQYRVDQTCEVCGGKRLKPASLSVRLGQYNIIQLTSVAITECLNRIHTLKLSSKQAKIGELALKEIQARLQFLLDVGLDYLTLDRPAMTLSGGEAQRIRLATQIGSGLTGVLYVLDEPSIGLHQRDNGRLLETLKKLRDLGNTLIVVEHDEETICSADQLVDIGPGAGIHGGEIVAQGDLKAITKSKTSITGDYLAQRRIIATPEERRKGNGKSLTLIDAHANNLKHIDVEIPLGKFVCVTGVSGSGKSTLINELLHPALQHRLGYKIPFPKGLGKLKGLDAVDKVIVIDQSPIGRTPRSNPATYTGAFDPIRSVFTETVEAKARGYKAGRFSFNVKGGRCEACNGQGVNVIEMNFLPNVYVECEVCKGARYNRETLQVKYKGYSIADVLNMTVEEALSVFENIPRAATRLQTLVDVGLGYIPLGQPAPTLSGGEAQRIKLATELSRRATGKTLYLIDEPTTGLSFYDVHQLLNVLQRLVDKGNSILVIEHNLDMIRCADWLIDLGPEGGDKGGEVIVTGTPETVAVESQSYTGQYLKSILNSEA; from the coding sequence ATGTCTGATCCGTCTTCTTCTCGCATTCGTATTCGTGGCGCAAGACAACACAATCTGAAAAATATTGATTTAGAATTACCGCGCGATCATCTGATTGTATTTACGGGTGTTTCGGGATCAGGGAAGTCATCGCTGGCGTTCGATACGATTTTTGCAGAAGGACAACGGCGCTATGTGGAATCGTTAAGTGCTTATGCGCGACAATTCCTCGGACAAGTGGATAAGCCCGATGTGGATGCGATTGAAGGCTTGAGTCCTGCTATTTCTATTGACCAAAAATCAACGTCTCACAATCCACGGTCAACGGTGGGAACGGTAACCGAAATTTATGACTATTTGCGGTTACTATTTGGACGGGCGGGAGAACCTCATTGTCCTCACTGCGATCGCGCGATTTCTCCCCAAACGGTTGATCAAATGTGCGATCAAATCATGGAATTGCCAGATCGCACCCGTTTCCAAATTTTAGCCCCTGTGGTACGCGGTCAAAAGGGAACTCATCAGCAACTGCTATCGAGTCTCGCCAGTGAAGGGTTTGTGCGCGTCAGGATTGATGGGACAATTCAAGAGTTATCGGAAAAGATTAAACTCAGCAAAAATAAACAGCATACTATTGAAGTGGTGGTGGATCGACTGGTAAAAAAAGAGGGAATTGAAGAACGCTTAGCCGATTCTCTCGCCACTTGTTTACATCGGTCGAGTGGTATCGCCATTATTGAGATTATCAAACGAGACCCGCCAGAGGAAGCAGAAAGCGATTTACCCGCAGAAATCATCTTTTCGGAAAACTTTGCTTGTCCCGAACATGGTGCGGTGATTGAAGAACTCTCTCCCCGTTTATTTTCTTTTAATTCTCCTTATGGCGCGTGTTCTCATTGTCATGGGATTGGACGACTGCGGATGTTTTCTTCAGAACTCATTGTTCCCGACCCGAAACAGCCCGTTTACAGCGCGATCGCGCCCTGGTCAGACAAAGACAACAGTTACTATCTCTCTCTCCTCTACAGTCTGGGCGAGGCTTATGGATTTGAACTACAAACCCCGTGGGAAAAACTGACTCCCGAACAGCAAGAGATTATCTTACATGGAACCGATGAACCCATTTTTATCTACGAAGATGCCAGAGGCGATCAACCCAGAGGCTATCATAAGCGATATTATGGGGTAATTTCGGGGTTAGAACGGGCGTTAGAAAGTGCTTCCGAAACCTATCGACAAAAACTCGAACAATATCGCGTCGATCAAACCTGTGAAGTCTGTGGGGGAAAACGACTCAAACCCGCCTCTCTCTCTGTGAGATTGGGACAATACAATATTATTCAACTCACTAGCGTTGCGATTACCGAATGTTTAAACCGCATTCATACCCTGAAACTTTCCTCCAAACAAGCGAAAATTGGCGAACTTGCCTTAAAAGAAATCCAAGCACGGTTACAATTCTTGCTTGATGTTGGTTTAGATTATCTCACGCTCGATCGCCCCGCCATGACTTTATCGGGTGGGGAAGCGCAACGGATTCGCCTCGCCACCCAAATCGGATCGGGATTAACCGGTGTTCTCTATGTTTTGGATGAACCGAGTATTGGCTTACATCAACGGGATAACGGACGACTCTTAGAAACCCTGAAAAAACTAAGAGATTTAGGAAATACGTTAATTGTTGTCGAACATGACGAAGAAACCATCTGCAGCGCCGATCAACTGGTGGATATTGGACCTGGTGCGGGGATTCATGGAGGAGAGATTGTCGCCCAAGGAGACTTAAAGGCGATTACGAAGTCTAAAACCTCGATTACAGGGGATTATCTCGCCCAGAGGCGGATTATCGCCACCCCAGAAGAACGGCGCAAAGGCAATGGCAAATCTCTAACTCTCATTGATGCCCATGCTAATAACTTAAAACATATTGATGTTGAGATTCCCCTTGGAAAATTTGTCTGTGTGACCGGGGTTTCTGGTTCGGGGAAGTCAACCTTAATTAACGAACTGTTACATCCCGCTTTGCAACATCGCTTAGGCTATAAAATCCCCTTTCCGAAAGGACTCGGAAAACTGAAAGGACTCGATGCAGTGGATAAAGTGATTGTGATTGATCAATCCCCCATTGGTCGCACGCCACGGTCGAACCCAGCCACTTATACTGGCGCATTTGACCCCATTCGGTCTGTCTTTACCGAAACCGTAGAAGCGAAAGCAAGAGGGTATAAGGCGGGACGGTTTTCGTTTAATGTTAAAGGAGGACGCTGCGAAGCCTGTAACGGACAGGGGGTAAATGTCATTGAAATGAACTTTCTCCCCAACGTTTATGTGGAATGCGAAGTCTGCAAAGGGGCAAGATATAACCGTGAAACCTTACAAGTGAAATATAAAGGGTATTCCATTGCGGATGTCCTCAACATGACCGTAGAAGAAGCCTTAAGTGTCTTTGAAAATATTCCTCGCGCAGCCACTCGCTTGCAAACTCTGGTTGATGTGGGCTTAGGCTATATTCCCCTCGGACAACCTGCACCCACTTTATCGGGTGGGGAAGCACAACGGATCAAACTCGCAACAGAGTTATCCCGACGCGCAACAGGAAAAACCCTCTATTTAATTGATGAACCAACAACGGGTTTATCGTTTTATGATGTGCACCAACTTTTAAATGTTTTGCAGCGTTTAGTAGATAAAGGGAATTCCATTTTAGTGATTGAACATAATTTAGATATGATTCGTTGTGCAGATTGGTTGATTGATTTAGGTCCCGAAGGGGGAGACAAAGGGGGAGAAGTGATTGTTACAGGAACCCCAGAAACCGTTGCGGTTGAAAGTCAATCTTACACGGGACAATACTTAAAATCAATCTTGAATTCGGAAGCGTGA
- a CDS encoding putative toxin-antitoxin system toxin component, PIN family — MDAVIVVDTSIFISALIGTKGPSREVIRRCLQGVYQPLMGNALFLEYESVIERDSIQEDCPLSGSEIQELLEAFLSVCQWVNIYYLWRPNLIDEADNHLIELAVAGNAIALVTNNVRDFQNTELLFPDLLILKPEDIIQR; from the coding sequence ATGGATGCAGTCATTGTGGTTGACACCAGTATTTTTATCAGTGCTTTAATTGGAACTAAAGGTCCGAGTCGAGAAGTGATTCGACGCTGTTTGCAAGGGGTTTATCAACCTCTGATGGGAAATGCGCTTTTCTTAGAATATGAATCAGTCATTGAACGCGATTCAATTCAAGAAGATTGTCCTCTTTCTGGCTCTGAAATTCAGGAACTACTAGAAGCCTTTCTTAGTGTTTGTCAGTGGGTTAATATCTACTATTTATGGCGACCCAATCTGATCGATGAAGCGGACAATCATTTAATTGAGTTAGCAGTAGCAGGGAACGCGATCGCGCTGGTAACAAATAATGTTAGAGATTTTCAAAACACCGAGTTACTATTTCCAGATTTATTAATCTTAAAACCAGAAGACATTATTCAGAGGTAA
- a CDS encoding uroporphyrinogen-III synthase produces the protein MTLNNKTILVTRAARQAPTFRTLLEQQGATVIEMAALEICPPSSWEALDQAIHNLSRFDWLILTSANGVNFFWERLKELNMNPDLLKSLKIAVVGQKTARVLEKKGLEPTFIPPHFVADSLVETFPEALSGQKLLFPRVETGGREVLIEEFQQQNAEVIAVPAYQSRCPEKADRVAVQALRTGQVDVITFASSKTVQHFYELLIPTFGSGVNLKSILEEVIIASIGPQTSQACYKFLGRCDIEAKHYTLEGLTQAIVEFCSDNRI, from the coding sequence ATGACTCTGAACAACAAAACAATTTTAGTCACACGGGCTGCTCGCCAAGCCCCAACTTTTCGCACACTTCTAGAACAACAGGGGGCGACGGTGATTGAAATGGCAGCTTTAGAAATTTGTCCTCCTTCCAGTTGGGAAGCGCTTGACCAAGCAATTCATAATCTATCAAGGTTTGATTGGTTGATTTTAACTTCCGCCAATGGGGTTAATTTTTTTTGGGAACGTCTAAAAGAGTTAAATATGAATCCTGATCTCCTGAAATCTCTCAAGATTGCAGTAGTGGGTCAAAAAACTGCGCGTGTTTTGGAGAAAAAAGGACTGGAACCGACATTTATTCCCCCGCACTTTGTAGCTGATTCTTTAGTGGAAACCTTTCCAGAGGCTTTATCAGGACAGAAACTCCTATTCCCGCGCGTAGAAACTGGAGGGCGAGAGGTGTTGATTGAGGAATTTCAACAACAGAATGCGGAAGTGATTGCAGTTCCCGCTTATCAATCCCGTTGTCCCGAAAAAGCCGATCGCGTTGCGGTGCAAGCCTTACGAACTGGACAAGTGGATGTGATTACTTTTGCTAGTTCTAAAACGGTTCAACATTTTTATGAGCTCTTGATTCCGACTTTTGGCTCTGGGGTAAACTTGAAAAGTATCTTAGAAGAAGTGATTATTGCTTCAATTGGTCCTCAAACTTCCCAAGCCTGTTACAAGTTCTTAGGAAGATGCGATATTGAGGCGAAACACTATACTCTAGAAGGGTTAACACAAGCGATTGTGGAATTTTGCTCTGATAATAGGATATAA
- a CDS encoding Uma2 family endonuclease, with translation MLDYSRLQNLPTAEDLPDSDDTPVDNELQELIPHLLRSILALIWSDRWDWYFGIDMGIYYDPNKSAIVPDGFLSLGVPRVKDENLRLSYVLWEEENVPILALEVISQTSNQEYTKKKEIYQTIGIQYYVIYNPQRKRKPRLEVYSLENNDYVLLGNQSPVWLEDIGLGIGLDRGTDQGVTREWLYWYDKNGERFLTPEERSRQAEFEKQQAELEKQQAETKAQQAETKAERYARRLRELGIDPDSL, from the coding sequence ATGCTAGACTATTCGCGACTTCAAAACCTCCCTACCGCCGAAGACCTTCCTGATAGCGACGATACCCCAGTGGATAATGAACTGCAAGAATTAATTCCCCATCTGCTGAGAAGTATCCTTGCTCTGATTTGGTCAGACCGTTGGGATTGGTATTTCGGAATTGATATGGGAATTTATTATGATCCAAATAAAAGCGCGATCGTCCCTGATGGATTTTTAAGTCTGGGTGTTCCCCGTGTTAAAGATGAAAACTTGCGTCTCAGTTATGTGTTGTGGGAAGAAGAAAATGTTCCCATTTTAGCTCTAGAAGTGATCTCTCAAACCTCGAATCAGGAATACACCAAAAAGAAAGAAATTTATCAAACAATCGGGATTCAATATTATGTCATTTACAATCCTCAACGGAAAAGAAAGCCCCGTTTAGAAGTGTATTCTTTGGAAAATAATGATTATGTGTTATTAGGAAATCAGTCCCCAGTTTGGCTAGAAGACATTGGTTTGGGAATCGGATTAGATCGAGGAACAGATCAAGGAGTTACCAGAGAATGGCTGTATTGGTACGATAAAAATGGAGAGCGATTCCTCACTCCAGAAGAACGATCGCGCCAAGCAGAATTTGAAAAACAACAAGCAGAATTGGAAAAGCAACAAGCGGAAACTAAAGCTCAACAAGCAGAAACTAAAGCGGAACGTTACGCCAGAAGATTGCGAGAATTAGGAATTGATCCAGACTCTCTTTGA